GGCTTCCCAGGCTTCCAGGTCGGCTACCTGGATCTGGTAGTCACGGTTGGCCAGGGCTTTTTCGGATACGTCGATGACGACGGCCGGGCCCATGAGCCGCGTGAGGGGAATTTCATCTACGCTCCATTTCCCTTCCGCAAAATGCACGGGCGCGTCGATGTGGGTGCCGCCGTGTTCGGCGGTGCAGAAGGTGTTTGCTTCGTAGTAATAGCCTGCTTCGGTGTAGCCGCGGTGGTCAATGCGCAGTTGAAAGCCTTCGGCTGTGGGCCAGTAAATTGTTGAGTCATTATAGGCATAGCTTAGATCAAGCACTTCATAGCCCGCAGGAGGCCACGTGGTCAGCTCCAGAGCCGGGGCTTCGGGACGGCAGCCTGCAGCAAGTAGCATCAAGCTCAATAGACCCAGCGGACGCATGGCATGCGAAGCAGGTTGGTCTGGCTTAGCCTCAACGCAAAAATATACAAAACAAAAAAGCCCCGGTGGGTATCCACCGGGGCCGTAAAGTCCGCGTATCGGTCAGATATTGATGGGCTCGCCAATGGCGGCGCGGGCGGCTTCCATGATAGCTTCGGAGAGCGTAGGGTGTGGATGGATTGATTCAATGATTTCGTGGAAGGTGGTCTCCAGCGTTCGGGCTGTGACGGCCTCGGCAATCAGTTCGGTGGCGTCGTGGCCAATGATATGGCACCCGAGAAATTCGCCGTACTTTGCGTCGAAGATCACCTTGACGAATCCTTCTGTGTGTCCGAGGGCTGTGGCTTTGCCCGAAGCAGTAAAGGGAAATTTACCTACTTTAATGTCGTAGCCTGCCTCCCGCGCTTTTTCTTCGGTGTAGCCTACCGAAGCGATCTGCGGCTGGCAGTAAGTGCACCCCGGGATGTTGTTGTAGTTCAGGGGTTGCACTTCTTTTCCGGCGATTTTCTCTACGCACAGGATGCCTTCGTGGCTGGCTTTATGAGCGAGCCAGGGAGGACCAGCTACGTCCCCAATGGCATAGATGCCTTCGACGTTTGTGCGATAGAACTCGTCCACGACGATCTGGCCAGGCTTCGTTTCAACCCCGAGTTCCTCCAGCCCCAGGTCTTCAATATTGCCCACCACGCCAACGGCCGAGAGCACCTGGTCGGTCTGGATAACTTCCTCGCCTTTTTTGGTTTTTACCTTTACCTTCAGCGTCTTGCCTTTTGTGTCCACCGATTCTACCTGGGCACCGGTCATGACCTTGATGCCCATTTTCCGGTAAGCCCGCTCCAGTTCTCTGGAGATATCGGCATCTTCAATGGGCACAATGCGATCCATCAGTTCGATCAGCGTAACTTCGGTGCCCATGTGGTGATAGAAATATGCAAATTCAACGCCGATGGCGCCAGCTCCGACAATGACCAGGCGTTTAGGCTGCTGCTTCTGGAGCAGGGCTTCCTTGTACGTAATAATCTTCTTGCCATCAACCGGGAGCGCCGGAATCTGGCGAGCGCGGGCACCGGTTGCCAGAATGATATGCGTGGCTTCAACGGTACGCGGCTCTCCAATTTTTTCGCCGTCCATGTTGACGGACGGCTGCACATCGATCTTGCCTTTACCGATCAGACGGGCGTGGCCAAAGATGACATCAATCTTGTTCTTTTTCATCAGAAAGGCCACGCCTCGGTTCATCTTATCCGCAACAGCCCGGCTGCGTTCAATCACCTTGGCAAAATCGGGCACAATTTCGCCCTTGAGTTTGAGCCCATAGGCGTCCAGGTGACGGGCTTCGGCTGCCATTTCCGCACTTTTTAGCAGCGCCTTGGTGGGAATGCAGCCAATGTTCAGACAGACCCCGCCCAGTTTGTTCTTTTCAATAATCGCCGTTTTAAAGCCAAGCTGTGCGGCTCGAATCGCGGTTTCATAACCGCCTGGCCCCGAACCGATCACAACGACGTCATAGCGGGCGTTCTTAGCCATATTTGATCTGCGCAGAATTTTTTGCTGGATGGAAGACCCTGAGCTCCCCAAAAATAACCGATGCCTCAGGTAAATGCCCAGATTCTCCGGCAAGCTTATGTGAAATTGCCGAAAGGCATTTAGCGAGGACGCAGCCAGGGCATGGGGTTGAGCACTTCACCGCCCCGAAACAGGGAAAAGAATACGCCAGCGCGTTTGGGTTCGGCTTCGGTACCGGCCCGACCGATGATCTGACCGGCCCGGACTTCCTGGCCGATGGATACGTACACCAGCGAAAGATTGCTGTAGAAGGTCTGGTATTCGCCGTGCTGGATGAGGATATAGGTGCCGTATTCTGGCATTGCGTCGATGGCAATGACGCGGCCATCGAAGACGGCCCGAACTTCTGCCTGTGGGGCCGTGGCGATTAGAATGCCGGGATTAGGGGTGCGCGTGCCGTAAACGGGATTGACTACTTCGCCAAAAGGCTCAACAATGGCACCTTCCGCTGGCCAGGGAAGCCGTCCGCGGTTTTGTTCAAACGATCCGGTCAGTTCGGCAAAAGCTACGGCAGCAGCGGGATCCGAGGCCTCCCGGGCCCGCTGCCGCTCGCGTTCGGCAGCCAGCAGGGCCTGGATGCGCGATTCCAGTTCTCGGGCGGCTCGGCGTTTTTGCGCTAACGATTGTTCCAGGGAGACGCGCTGCGCGCGGAGTGCTTTGATGACGCGGCGCCGCTCGCGCTCCAGGCGAGCAAGGCGCCGTCGTTCGGTTTCGGCCTCTTGAAGAAGCTGCTCAGTTTCCTGACGTGCTGCCAGCAACTCCTGACGGCGGGCTTCCAGGGCAGCGGTTGCCTGCTGGATCGCCTTGAGCTTGGCCTCGCGCTGGCGCGCAAAGCGGCTCAAATACCGGGCGCGGATGAGCATTTGATTGATGGATTGTGCCGAAAGCAGCAGGGCCAGGTCGTGCATGCGGCCGTACTTGTAGGCATGCAGGGCGCGGCGACGATACTGGGCTTTCAGGTGGTCAATTTCCTGGCTGAGTGCTTGAGCGGCCTGTTGCAGGGAGTCGATTCGGCGGGCTAGCTCCTGCAGGCGTTGCCGATAACTCCGAATTAGCTCGCGACGGATAGCGATCTGGCGTTCGATGCGCTCGAGAGTCTGGAGCGTCGCTTGCTCCGCCTCCGCCGTTTCGGCTAACCGCGCTTCTTCCTGGCGAATTTGCTCGCGGAGCCGCTGCAACCGGCGCTCAATCTCGGTGCGGTCCTGCGTGTGCTGGGCAAGGACCGGCAAGGCAGGCAGCATCACCAACAGCCATAGCAGCAGGCGCCTCATGGTTGCTCCAGCATGGCTTGAAAGGGAAGGCGACGCAGGCGCGCGTCCGGATTCCAGACAAACTGTAGGTTCGGTGGATTCAACTGTAGCGTGCGGTAGTAGAGCCGAACCGTCATGCCAAGGTCGGGGCGTTCAAAATGAATCCGGCGAGGCAGGAAGATCGAGCCAAACCGGCTGAACGCCTCAAAACGATATACTTCAACAAGTATGCCGGTAGGGGTGTAACGTTCGTAGCGAACGACACGCCATCGGGTTGGATCTACTATATACCGCTGTTGCCGGCTAGGATCTTGTAAGTAGTAGTAGCCAGAGTCGGCGGTTACGTGCCAGAAACCAGAAGAGGGATAGAGGATACCCAGCAGACTCAGGAACGGATCGCGTCCGGCAGGCAGGGGCAGGTGGCGGACAGCCTGTTCGGTGCGGGTCCCTGCGTAGAGCCGGTGGTGGACCCGATCGTGCAGCAGCACGCTGTCGGGCGTAATCAGCAGACGGGCTGCCTCGATGCCCCAGCCCGGACTCAGCCGAATCAGCAGTGAGTCGTTCCGGCGCGCTACAATCGTGATAGAGAGGTTATCGGTGCCTGCTGGCGTGCGCACCTGCAGACGGGCCCGACCGGTAAACGCGTGGATGGTGTCGGCCGGCAGGCGAAGCTGGTAGCAAATTTGCTCTGCTGAATGATAGGGAAACTGATCGGGTAGCGCCGGACGCTCGGTCAGGCGAGGACCACGGGCACATCCGCTCAAAAACAGCACAGCGCTGACCAATAAGAAAACCAGGCGCATTGAGGCATCAATAGATGGTGAGCAAGTGCTGGAGGTAAGGGTTACTGGGGTCTCTGCGGAGCGCTTCCTGCCAGATACGTCGGGCTTCATCCAGGTGGCCCAATTGGGCCAACGCCTCGCCCAGGTACGCATAGGTAAGGGGGCCAGCGTAGCCTGTCTGCAGGACCCGGCGGAGCACAGCGCGGGCTCGCTCGGGTTGTGCTGTTTGCAGATACAGCCAGCCAAGTGTTTCGAGCATCCAGGGCTCAGGTTGAGCGGGAAGGGCCGCCTGGCCTTTCTGGAGCACTGCGTCGGTGCGACCATCTGCTAGCCAATCTACGACGGCACAGTGGAGGCGCACGGAGACGGAGCGACGCGCCTGCCGCCGCGCTTGCCGGCAGGCTTCCCGGGCTGCTTCAAAATGCTGTAAGCGGGCCGACAGATGGCCTTTCAGGGCCCAGAGTTCCGCAGCTACTTCCGGAGGATGCTCAGGCCATTCTGGTAGCAATTGCAGGAACTGTTCTGCGTAGGAGAGGGCGGTATCGGGTCTTCCAAGGGCCAGATAGGCATAGGCGGCCAGCCGCAGGAGCGGAAGCTGGTCTGGAAAAAGGAACAGGCCTTCTTCCGCCACCCGGGCGCTGCGACGGGGCAGGCCCGCCAGCAGCCAGGTCCGGGCAGCGGTAATCCAGGTTGGAAGGTGGCCGGGATCGTACGCCAGGCTTCGCGTGAGCAGCTCAGCAGACCAATCCGGACGTTGAGCCTGATACAGCTGGGCCAGCAGACGCAGCGCTTCGACATGCGTCGAGTCGCGGCGCAGCACTTCCTGAAGTAATGCGCGGGCTTCTTGAAGGGCCTCTGGAGTTAAGGGTTGCTGCTGGATCCGTTGTCGGGCACGGGCCAGAAGGGCGGTAGGGGTCGATGAATGCATTGTAAGGTGGGCCAGCAGGCGGGTTGCCAGGGTATCCCGAGGAGCAAGTTGGAGCGCGCGTTCCAGAGCCCAGCGCGCTTTACTGAGTTGCTTGTAATGCAGGTAAAGACGTCCCAGGGTGCGCCATAGATGCGCATTAGCCGCATCAAAAGACAGCAGGGTTTCCAGCGTGTGTAGGGCAGCCAGTGAATCGCCAGTGGCTAGCTGGAGGGGCCAGAGTGTTCGGTACAGGCTAGTGTCTGTGCGGTTGCGTTCTTGCAGCGCTTCATACAGACGGCGTGCTGTTAGCAGGTCGCCGCGCTGGTAGGCCCATTGTGCCTGGTAGCGCAGCACGCGGGGATCCTCGGGGTGGTGTTGCTGCACAAACCGGACGGCCTGTTGCAACGCCGAGGTTGCACCGGCAGCTTCCAGCACTTCAAGCCATTCGTGGCAGTAACTGACCTCTCGGGGGGCTGCTCGGCAGGCCTTTTCCGCGTAGAAACGTGCGGCGCTTAGATCGTGTTGCTGTCGGTAAGCCTGGGCCAGGAGGCTCATCAGGGCAGGTGCTTCAGGTACCAGCGAGAGTGCTTCTTCGAGCAGCGGAATTGCTTCGTCGGGCTGGTCCATTTCCAGATAGGTCAGGCTCCGCACCAGCAATTGTTGCGCCCGCAGCGAGTCGGGAAGCATGTATTGAGCGAAAGCCGGGAGAGAGACCAGCAGAAACAGTCCGGTCACGCGCAATGGCAGCCAGGGAGTCATGTGAGCCTAGCTGGAGAAGCCCGAATCGAGTGTTTTGCGCTCACCAAACGAAAGCGCTGCCGTGGATGTTTCA
The genomic region above belongs to Rhodothermus profundi and contains:
- a CDS encoding tetratricopeptide repeat protein, with product MTPWLPLRVTGLFLLVSLPAFAQYMLPDSLRAQQLLVRSLTYLEMDQPDEAIPLLEEALSLVPEAPALMSLLAQAYRQQHDLSAARFYAEKACRAAPREVSYCHEWLEVLEAAGATSALQQAVRFVQQHHPEDPRVLRYQAQWAYQRGDLLTARRLYEALQERNRTDTSLYRTLWPLQLATGDSLAALHTLETLLSFDAANAHLWRTLGRLYLHYKQLSKARWALERALQLAPRDTLATRLLAHLTMHSSTPTALLARARQRIQQQPLTPEALQEARALLQEVLRRDSTHVEALRLLAQLYQAQRPDWSAELLTRSLAYDPGHLPTWITAARTWLLAGLPRRSARVAEEGLFLFPDQLPLLRLAAYAYLALGRPDTALSYAEQFLQLLPEWPEHPPEVAAELWALKGHLSARLQHFEAAREACRQARRQARRSVSVRLHCAVVDWLADGRTDAVLQKGQAALPAQPEPWMLETLGWLYLQTAQPERARAVLRRVLQTGYAGPLTYAYLGEALAQLGHLDEARRIWQEALRRDPSNPYLQHLLTIY
- the lpdA gene encoding dihydrolipoyl dehydrogenase; amino-acid sequence: MAKNARYDVVVIGSGPGGYETAIRAAQLGFKTAIIEKNKLGGVCLNIGCIPTKALLKSAEMAAEARHLDAYGLKLKGEIVPDFAKVIERSRAVADKMNRGVAFLMKKNKIDVIFGHARLIGKGKIDVQPSVNMDGEKIGEPRTVEATHIILATGARARQIPALPVDGKKIITYKEALLQKQQPKRLVIVGAGAIGVEFAYFYHHMGTEVTLIELMDRIVPIEDADISRELERAYRKMGIKVMTGAQVESVDTKGKTLKVKVKTKKGEEVIQTDQVLSAVGVVGNIEDLGLEELGVETKPGQIVVDEFYRTNVEGIYAIGDVAGPPWLAHKASHEGILCVEKIAGKEVQPLNYNNIPGCTYCQPQIASVGYTEEKAREAGYDIKVGKFPFTASGKATALGHTEGFVKVIFDAKYGEFLGCHIIGHDATELIAEAVTARTLETTFHEIIESIHPHPTLSEAIMEAARAAIGEPINI
- a CDS encoding murein hydrolase activator EnvC family protein, translated to MRRLLLWLLVMLPALPVLAQHTQDRTEIERRLQRLREQIRQEEARLAETAEAEQATLQTLERIERQIAIRRELIRSYRQRLQELARRIDSLQQAAQALSQEIDHLKAQYRRRALHAYKYGRMHDLALLLSAQSINQMLIRARYLSRFARQREAKLKAIQQATAALEARRQELLAARQETEQLLQEAETERRRLARLERERRRVIKALRAQRVSLEQSLAQKRRAARELESRIQALLAAERERQRAREASDPAAAVAFAELTGSFEQNRGRLPWPAEGAIVEPFGEVVNPVYGTRTPNPGILIATAPQAEVRAVFDGRVIAIDAMPEYGTYILIQHGEYQTFYSNLSLVYVSIGQEVRAGQIIGRAGTEAEPKRAGVFFSLFRGGEVLNPMPWLRPR
- a CDS encoding cyclase family protein, which translates into the protein MRPLGLLSLMLLAAGCRPEAPALELTTWPPAGYEVLDLSYAYNDSTIYWPTAEGFQLRIDHRGYTEAGYYYEANTFCTAEHGGTHIDAPVHFAEGKWSVDEIPLTRLMGPAVVIDVSEKALANRDYQIQVADLEAWEATHGPIPEGAIVLLRTGYGQFWPDRTRYMGTDARGPEAVPQLHFPGLHPDAARWLLENRRPKAIGIDTPSIDYGQSTRFETHQLLFAANVPAFENVAHLDRLPPRGTLLIALPMKIQRGSGAPLRILALVPTPRT
- a CDS encoding DUF4292 domain-containing protein, which translates into the protein MRLVFLLVSAVLFLSGCARGPRLTERPALPDQFPYHSAEQICYQLRLPADTIHAFTGRARLQVRTPAGTDNLSITIVARRNDSLLIRLSPGWGIEAARLLITPDSVLLHDRVHHRLYAGTRTEQAVRHLPLPAGRDPFLSLLGILYPSSGFWHVTADSGYYYLQDPSRQQRYIVDPTRWRVVRYERYTPTGILVEVYRFEAFSRFGSIFLPRRIHFERPDLGMTVRLYYRTLQLNPPNLQFVWNPDARLRRLPFQAMLEQP